In Salinigranum marinum, one DNA window encodes the following:
- a CDS encoding cyclase family protein translates to MLDGYEMHELTQPWCSDTPAWPTYDNPKIWYEKSLDTEKVNGQKIEFMNHTGTHLDGEKHFIAHGRDIESMPFDELVGDAVVADISDHVGEYDVYTSEMIEEVCDVREGDILFIHTGFQKYAWHREEADPHAFFCKHPGPNLEFAEWCREMDINYILVDCGSADHPMNTVIRDVRPELAAEAADHLGVDDLDEIFPPEGYQLMHTELFPHGIVHVENAQVPEELLNERVQIGTFPWRFRGGESSVCRCVAFTEA, encoded by the coding sequence ATGCTTGACGGATACGAGATGCACGAGCTCACACAGCCGTGGTGTTCCGACACGCCCGCGTGGCCGACGTACGACAACCCGAAGATCTGGTACGAGAAGTCCCTCGACACGGAGAAGGTAAACGGGCAGAAGATCGAGTTCATGAACCACACGGGGACGCACCTCGACGGCGAGAAACACTTCATCGCTCACGGGCGCGACATCGAGTCGATGCCGTTCGACGAACTCGTCGGCGACGCCGTCGTCGCCGACATCTCCGACCACGTCGGCGAGTACGACGTCTACACGTCCGAGATGATCGAGGAGGTCTGTGACGTCCGCGAGGGCGACATCCTCTTCATCCACACGGGCTTCCAGAAGTACGCGTGGCACCGTGAGGAGGCCGACCCACACGCCTTCTTCTGCAAACACCCCGGCCCGAACCTGGAGTTCGCCGAGTGGTGCCGCGAGATGGATATCAACTACATCCTCGTCGACTGCGGGAGCGCGGACCACCCGATGAACACGGTCATCCGCGACGTCCGCCCCGAACTCGCCGCCGAGGCAGCCGACCACCTCGGCGTCGACGACCTTGACGAGATATTCCCGCCCGAGGGCTACCAGCTCATGCACACGGAGCTGTTCCCCCACGGCATCGTCCACGTCGAGAACGCGCAGGTCCCCGAGGAACTCCTGAACGAGCGCGTCCAGATCGGCACGTTCCCGTGGCGGTTCCGCGGCGGGGAGTCGTCGGTCTGCCGCTGTGTCGCGTTCACCGAGGCGTAG
- a CDS encoding amidohydrolase family protein gives MYTHEGEDVFVIDGHTHMWDATEENIKHEGGEQFIQCFYDYHTGFTPEERVRDMDDYRKFTPQEMKEDLFTNHVDMAVYQPTHLHEFYTEGFNTVDDLGQTLYQEHPDRFVLNGRWDPRDGEAGLKELERQKEEYDVRGAKVYTAEWKGDSKGWRLDSEESYEFLEKCVELGIENIHPHKGPTIRPLNKDAFDVGDVDDAATNFPELNFIVEHVGLPRLDDFCWIGTQEPNVYGGIAVAAPMALGRPKKFSEIMGELLFWLGEDRITFGSDYGIWDPDWLIEAVMNTELSDEQVEEFGVQFDLQAKKKVMGENIAELYDIDIEERKKQFRDDAISQEFGLGDSYGAPASADD, from the coding sequence ATGTACACACACGAAGGCGAGGACGTGTTCGTCATCGACGGACACACCCACATGTGGGACGCGACGGAGGAGAACATCAAACACGAAGGTGGCGAGCAGTTCATCCAGTGTTTCTACGACTACCACACCGGCTTTACGCCCGAGGAGCGCGTCCGCGACATGGACGACTACCGGAAGTTCACGCCCCAGGAGATGAAAGAGGATCTCTTCACGAACCACGTCGACATGGCGGTGTACCAGCCGACGCACCTCCACGAGTTCTACACGGAGGGGTTCAACACCGTCGACGACCTCGGGCAGACCCTGTATCAAGAGCACCCCGACCGGTTCGTCCTCAACGGCCGGTGGGACCCGCGTGACGGCGAGGCGGGGCTGAAGGAACTCGAACGACAGAAGGAGGAGTACGACGTCAGGGGCGCGAAAGTGTATACCGCGGAGTGGAAGGGCGACTCGAAGGGGTGGCGGCTCGACAGCGAGGAGTCGTACGAGTTCCTCGAGAAGTGCGTCGAACTGGGGATCGAGAACATCCACCCGCACAAGGGGCCGACCATCCGGCCGCTCAACAAAGACGCGTTCGACGTGGGCGACGTGGACGACGCCGCGACGAACTTCCCCGAACTCAACTTCATCGTCGAACACGTCGGCCTTCCCCGACTCGACGACTTCTGCTGGATCGGCACCCAGGAGCCGAACGTCTACGGCGGCATCGCCGTGGCCGCGCCGATGGCGCTCGGCCGGCCCAAGAAGTTCTCCGAGATCATGGGCGAACTGCTCTTTTGGCTCGGCGAGGACCGGATCACGTTCGGCTCCGACTACGGCATCTGGGACCCAGACTGGCTCATCGAGGCGGTGATGAACACCGAACTCTCCGACGAACAGGTCGAGGAGTTCGGCGTCCAGTTCGACCTCCAGGCGAAAAAGAAGGTGATGGGCGAGAACATCGCCGAACTGTACGACATCGACATCGAAGAACGCAAGAAGCAGTTCCGCGACGACGCCATCAGCCAGGAGTTCGGCCTCGGCGACTCGTACGGCGCGCCGGCCTCCGCGGACGACTGA
- a CDS encoding iron-sulfur cluster assembly protein: MSTTPTEVRTRLDRVTDPELDESIVELDYVDEIEIGSDEVTVRFTLPTAWCSPAFAWMMATDARDELESLPDVETAHVYLRDHMHETEINEGVNERRSFGESFPDADGGVASVRATLDDKARLSRQYAAVETLLDAGVSAEQLCGLTPGDLEIDAEPRADGARAAVYLAGDAFAVTVAARPLDRYLVKAREVGAIEANDDPLFRTPEGGPIDPDQFELVHRRGRLARTNMTGQGGVCDALNESRRRKLDRESTEVVDAD, translated from the coding sequence ATGTCGACGACGCCCACCGAGGTCCGTACCCGTCTCGACCGGGTGACAGACCCCGAACTCGACGAGTCGATCGTCGAACTCGACTACGTCGACGAGATAGAGATCGGTTCCGACGAGGTGACCGTCCGATTCACGCTCCCGACCGCGTGGTGCTCGCCCGCGTTCGCCTGGATGATGGCGACCGATGCGCGCGACGAACTGGAATCGCTCCCGGACGTCGAGACGGCCCACGTCTACCTTCGCGACCACATGCACGAGACGGAGATCAACGAGGGCGTCAACGAACGACGCTCGTTCGGCGAGTCGTTCCCCGACGCCGACGGCGGCGTCGCCTCCGTCCGCGCGACGCTCGACGACAAGGCCCGGCTCTCCCGACAGTACGCCGCCGTCGAGACGCTCCTCGACGCCGGCGTCTCGGCCGAACAGCTCTGTGGGCTCACCCCGGGGGACCTGGAGATCGACGCCGAACCGCGGGCCGACGGCGCGCGGGCCGCGGTCTACCTGGCCGGCGACGCGTTCGCGGTCACGGTGGCCGCTCGACCCCTCGACCGCTATCTGGTCAAGGCCCGCGAGGTGGGTGCGATCGAGGCCAACGACGACCCGCTGTTCCGTACGCCCGAGGGCGGGCCGATCGATCCGGACCAGTTCGAACTCGTCCACCGGCGCGGACGGCTGGCGCGGACGAACATGACCGGCCAGGGCGGCGTCTGCGACGCGCTCAACGAGAGCCGCCGGCGGAAACTGGACCGCGAGAGCACGGAAGTCGTCGACGCCGACTGA
- a CDS encoding DsbA family protein, with translation MQTTRRALLAGAGVAVAGTAGCLGSLTGGSSGAGGGDTDCDLSAREPIQSLPAPSLGPDDAAVTVMAFEDFACPHCRTYHLEAFPSIESELVGDDVRYEHHDLPIPVSEQWSWAAAGAARAVQDATDDATFFDYAKALFENQNSYSMSLVESQANEVGADGCEVRAAATNDRYRPVLEADRQRGIDMGVQGTPTVFVNGREVGATLDEISAAVESER, from the coding sequence ATGCAGACGACCCGACGTGCCCTCCTCGCGGGTGCCGGCGTCGCCGTTGCCGGCACGGCCGGCTGTCTCGGTTCGCTCACCGGCGGGAGCAGCGGCGCCGGCGGCGGTGACACCGACTGCGACCTCTCGGCGCGGGAGCCGATCCAGTCGCTCCCCGCGCCGTCGCTGGGCCCCGACGACGCCGCGGTGACCGTGATGGCGTTCGAGGACTTCGCCTGTCCGCACTGCCGGACGTACCACCTCGAAGCGTTCCCGTCGATCGAGTCGGAACTCGTCGGCGACGACGTCCGGTACGAGCACCACGATCTGCCCATCCCGGTGAGCGAGCAGTGGTCGTGGGCCGCCGCGGGAGCCGCACGCGCGGTGCAGGACGCCACCGACGACGCGACCTTCTTCGACTACGCGAAGGCGCTCTTCGAGAACCAGAACTCCTACTCGATGTCGCTCGTGGAGTCCCAGGCGAACGAGGTGGGTGCGGACGGCTGCGAGGTCCGCGCCGCCGCGACGAACGACCGCTACCGGCCCGTCCTGGAGGCCGACCGACAGCGCGGGATCGACATGGGCGTCCAGGGGACGCCGACCGTGTTCGTGAACGGTCGCGAAGTCGGCGCGACGCTCGACGAGATCAGCGCGGCCGTCGAGAGCGAACGGTAG
- a CDS encoding cytochrome c biogenesis CcdA family protein, which yields MVSVDAAFTGTLAFALSAGVATFFAPCAYPLLPGYVGYYLSRDEADLGGAVVRGGAATAGALAVLTLVGWVLVSVGTRVVSTLTVLEPVVGVGLVALGLVVLSGRTPSVHLLLPQYRSSVGGFALFGGVYAVAAAGCVVPIVLGVVTQALTLPTEQAAAVVGVYAAAVSLPLLGVTLLSAVGSDALRGLSRHVGSVQRLAALVMIVAGVAQVGVSLSYLGVV from the coding sequence ATGGTGTCGGTGGACGCGGCGTTCACGGGCACCCTCGCCTTCGCGCTCAGTGCCGGCGTCGCCACGTTCTTCGCCCCCTGTGCGTACCCACTCCTGCCGGGATACGTCGGCTACTACCTCAGCCGGGACGAGGCCGACCTCGGTGGTGCGGTCGTCCGCGGTGGGGCCGCGACCGCCGGTGCCCTCGCCGTGCTCACGCTCGTCGGCTGGGTGCTCGTCTCGGTCGGCACCCGGGTCGTCTCGACGCTCACCGTCCTCGAACCGGTCGTCGGCGTCGGCCTCGTCGCGCTCGGCCTCGTCGTCCTCTCGGGGCGGACGCCGAGTGTCCACCTGCTCCTCCCTCAGTACCGCTCGTCTGTCGGCGGCTTCGCGCTCTTCGGCGGCGTCTACGCCGTCGCGGCCGCCGGCTGCGTCGTTCCGATCGTCCTCGGCGTCGTGACGCAGGCACTCACCCTGCCGACGGAGCAGGCGGCCGCGGTCGTCGGCGTCTACGCCGCGGCCGTCTCACTGCCGCTGTTGGGCGTGACGCTCCTCTCGGCGGTCGGGAGCGACGCGCTCCGGGGGCTCTCCCGTCACGTCGGCTCCGTTCAGCGCCTCGCTGCCCTCGTGATGATCGTCGCTGGCGTCGCACAGGTCGGCGTCTCGCTGTCGTATCTCGGCGTGGTCTGA
- a CDS encoding cytosine deaminase, whose product MDYVVTDATTLAGDRIDIEIRSGRIDRIVPAGEGDPEAFDRDRHSDAGGRLVTPPLVEPHLHLDATLTAGDPRWNETGTLAEGIRVWAEHKESLDAADVKARATQAIEWMAANGITRVRTHADTTEETLTGVEALLELREEVSDVVDLQVVAFPQDGVFTRPGHEELLREAMSMGCDLVGGIPHNEHTREDGVSSVEVAMDLAERYGAPADLHIDETDDPGSRFTEVLASEALKRGLGGRTTASHTTAMHSYPNAYADKLLSLLRESGVSIVTNPPDNSVLQGRYDDYPRRRGHTRIDQLHDAGVTVAIGHDSVMDPWYHYGVGDQLDAAFVLLHYAHMSGRGDVGTLWRMLTESNAEVFGADDYGLAEGNEGSLVVYDSPDPFNALRTRAARTVVVREGRVVAETEPRETVVHRSGEKRRVDFHR is encoded by the coding sequence ATGGACTACGTCGTCACCGACGCGACCACGCTCGCCGGGGATCGGATCGATATCGAGATCCGCTCGGGCCGCATCGACCGGATCGTCCCGGCCGGCGAGGGCGACCCCGAGGCGTTCGACCGCGACCGACACTCCGACGCCGGGGGGCGTCTCGTCACGCCCCCGCTCGTCGAGCCGCATCTCCATCTGGACGCGACGCTCACCGCGGGGGACCCACGCTGGAACGAGACGGGCACGCTCGCGGAGGGGATCCGCGTCTGGGCCGAGCACAAGGAGTCGCTCGACGCGGCGGACGTGAAAGCCCGGGCGACGCAGGCGATCGAGTGGATGGCCGCGAACGGGATCACCCGAGTGCGCACCCACGCCGACACGACGGAGGAGACGCTGACCGGCGTCGAAGCGTTGCTCGAACTGCGCGAGGAGGTTTCCGACGTCGTTGACCTCCAGGTGGTCGCGTTCCCGCAGGACGGGGTGTTCACCCGACCGGGACACGAGGAGCTCCTGCGAGAGGCGATGTCGATGGGCTGTGATCTCGTCGGCGGGATCCCGCACAACGAACACACCCGGGAGGACGGCGTTTCTTCCGTCGAGGTGGCGATGGACCTCGCCGAGCGGTACGGCGCTCCCGCCGACCTCCACATCGACGAGACGGACGACCCCGGCTCCCGCTTCACCGAGGTGCTGGCGAGCGAGGCGCTGAAGCGCGGCCTCGGCGGTCGGACGACGGCGAGCCACACCACGGCGATGCACTCGTACCCAAACGCCTACGCCGACAAGTTGCTCTCCCTGTTGAGAGAAAGCGGCGTGAGCATCGTCACGAACCCGCCGGACAACAGCGTCCTGCAGGGGCGGTACGACGACTACCCCCGACGGCGGGGACACACGCGGATCGATCAGTTGCACGACGCGGGCGTCACGGTCGCCATCGGCCACGACTCGGTCATGGACCCGTGGTACCACTACGGCGTCGGCGACCAACTCGACGCCGCGTTCGTCCTCCTGCACTACGCGCACATGAGCGGCCGGGGGGATGTCGGCACGCTCTGGCGGATGCTCACTGAGTCGAACGCCGAGGTGTTCGGAGCCGACGACTACGGACTCGCCGAAGGAAACGAAGGATCGCTCGTCGTCTACGACAGCCCGGATCCGTTCAACGCGCTCCGGACCCGGGCCGCACGAACAGTCGTGGTGAGGGAGGGCCGCGTCGTCGCGGAGACCGAACCGCGGGAAACAGTGGTCCACCGGTCGGGCGAAAAACGCCGAGTGGACTTCCACCGCTGA
- a CDS encoding dihydrofolate reductase, with product MELVSVAALTADHVIGDDGELPWPSIPADKEQYRARIADAPVILGRRTFESMLDDLPGAAQIVLSRSDRTFEVDTAVHAAGVDESVEIAADRGADTAYVIGGAGIYELFQPHLDRMLLSRVPGEYEGDSYYPAFDESAWTLASETEYEGFTLEEWVRSERRP from the coding sequence ATGGAACTGGTTTCAGTCGCCGCGCTCACCGCCGACCACGTCATCGGCGACGACGGCGAGTTGCCGTGGCCGTCGATCCCGGCAGACAAGGAACAGTATCGCGCCCGAATCGCCGACGCCCCGGTGATCCTCGGTCGGCGGACGTTCGAATCGATGCTCGACGACCTCCCCGGAGCGGCTCAGATCGTCCTCAGTCGCTCCGACAGGACGTTCGAGGTTGACACCGCGGTCCACGCCGCGGGCGTCGACGAGTCGGTCGAGATCGCGGCCGACCGCGGTGCCGACACGGCGTACGTCATCGGCGGGGCCGGGATCTACGAGCTGTTCCAGCCGCACCTCGACCGGATGCTCCTGAGCCGCGTCCCGGGCGAGTACGAGGGCGACTCCTACTACCCGGCGTTCGACGAGTCGGCGTGGACGCTCGCCTCGGAGACCGAGTACGAGGGATTCACGCTGGAAGAGTGGGTCCGTTCCGAGCGCCGACCCTGA
- a CDS encoding thioredoxin family protein: protein MVAMESGHVLDEGDEAPDFELTGTDGETYSLAAFDGYDALLLVFTCNHCPYAKAKEATLNDIAAAYDDVAVVGINPNDEEQYPDDSFDKMVEYVESGRIGYDAYLHDESQAVAAAYGAVCTPDPFLFENDDGAFRLAYHGRLDDALNPDDDPSGEPGFEVRQAIDEVLAGEAVTVEENPSRGCSIKWAAGNEPDYWDEV from the coding sequence ATGGTTGCGATGGAAAGCGGACACGTTCTGGACGAGGGCGACGAGGCACCGGACTTCGAACTCACCGGGACCGACGGGGAGACGTACTCGCTCGCGGCGTTCGACGGGTACGACGCGCTGTTGCTCGTCTTTACCTGTAACCACTGCCCGTACGCGAAGGCCAAAGAGGCGACGTTGAACGACATCGCCGCCGCGTACGACGACGTGGCCGTGGTCGGGATCAACCCGAACGACGAGGAGCAGTACCCCGACGACTCCTTCGACAAGATGGTCGAGTACGTCGAGTCGGGCCGGATCGGCTACGACGCGTACCTCCACGACGAATCGCAGGCGGTGGCGGCGGCGTACGGCGCGGTCTGCACGCCCGACCCGTTCCTCTTCGAGAACGACGACGGGGCGTTCCGACTGGCGTACCACGGCCGCCTCGACGACGCACTGAACCCCGACGACGACCCGTCCGGCGAGCCGGGGTTCGAGGTCCGACAGGCGATCGACGAGGTGCTCGCGGGCGAGGCCGTGACGGTCGAGGAGAACCCCTCGCGCGGCTGTTCGATCAAGTGGGCGGCCGGAAACGAACCCGACTACTGGGACGAGGTGTGA
- a CDS encoding NAD(P)-dependent alcohol dehydrogenase, with amino-acid sequence MQAARLHEYTDDMTEALSIDEIDRPTVEGPSDVIVEVKGAGWCQTDNHIIEGMWTEYVPQELPLTLGHENAGIVAEVGDEVTTVEVGDPVICHPVQTCGTCRPCRLGEDMYCEDSKFRGLTHDGGFAEYLQTSDRAVIPLPDGVDPTDIAPHADAGITAYHAAKKAVHELNPGDTAVVIGVGGLGHIGLQCLRAMSAADIVAIDLKESARDLASELGADDTIDPGAEDVAAAIEGFSGGVGAQQVLDFVGRDETTALAPDITAAGGDHHIIGYGGHIHEPAQALVNGEFAFRGTLVGRYTELQELVALVDRGDVHLHTERYDLGDINTVAERLEHGEIDGRAVITPP; translated from the coding sequence ATGCAAGCAGCGCGTCTGCACGAGTACACCGACGACATGACGGAGGCGCTGTCGATCGACGAGATCGACCGCCCGACCGTCGAGGGACCGAGCGACGTCATCGTCGAGGTCAAGGGGGCGGGATGGTGTCAAACGGACAATCACATCATCGAAGGGATGTGGACCGAGTACGTCCCACAGGAGCTTCCCCTGACGCTCGGCCACGAGAACGCGGGCATCGTCGCCGAGGTGGGCGACGAGGTCACGACCGTTGAGGTCGGCGACCCCGTCATCTGCCATCCGGTCCAGACCTGCGGCACCTGCCGGCCGTGCCGGCTCGGCGAGGACATGTACTGCGAGGACTCGAAGTTCAGGGGACTCACACACGACGGCGGCTTCGCCGAGTATCTCCAGACCTCCGACCGGGCGGTCATCCCGCTCCCCGACGGCGTGGACCCGACCGACATCGCGCCGCACGCCGACGCCGGCATCACGGCTTACCACGCAGCGAAGAAGGCCGTACACGAACTCAACCCGGGCGACACGGCGGTCGTCATCGGCGTCGGCGGTCTCGGCCACATCGGCCTGCAGTGTCTCCGGGCGATGTCCGCCGCCGACATCGTCGCGATCGACCTCAAAGAGTCGGCGCGCGACCTCGCGTCGGAGTTGGGAGCCGACGACACCATCGACCCCGGGGCCGAGGACGTCGCCGCCGCGATCGAGGGGTTCTCGGGCGGCGTCGGCGCACAGCAGGTGCTCGACTTCGTCGGCCGGGACGAGACGACGGCGCTCGCCCCCGACATCACGGCCGCCGGCGGCGACCACCACATCATCGGCTACGGCGGACACATCCACGAGCCGGCCCAGGCGCTCGTCAACGGTGAGTTCGCCTTCCGGGGGACGCTCGTCGGCCGCTACACCGAACTCCAGGAACTCGTCGCGCTGGTCGACCGCGGCGACGTCCACCTCCACACCGAACGGTACGACCTCGGCGACATCAACACCGTCGCCGAGCGGCTCGAACACGGCGAGATCGACGGTCGCGCGGTCATTACCCCGCCCTGA
- a CDS encoding DUF1918 domain-containing protein, which translates to MSFEKDDAVVLHDKHSEFDGEVGTVTQVMETMFGDATYTVSFEEGQETGVPEDQLEASDEADE; encoded by the coding sequence ATGAGCTTCGAGAAAGACGACGCCGTCGTCCTGCACGACAAACACAGCGAGTTCGACGGCGAGGTCGGCACCGTGACGCAGGTGATGGAGACGATGTTCGGCGATGCGACCTACACCGTGAGCTTCGAGGAGGGCCAGGAGACGGGCGTCCCCGAGGACCAGCTCGAAGCGAGCGACGAAGCGGACGAGTAA
- a CDS encoding TlpA disulfide reductase family protein yields the protein MNRRRALAALGGFAMTAGGGYVAFNGLGGNSTAVTVDTIDAPGSTAGRRRLPVPDRPTLIDLFATWCVPCEAQMRSLREAHGEFGERVAFASVTNERVGGGLTLDDVRQWWADHDGRWTVGHDPESRLMSELGAGGLPFLALADASGEIVWTHRGVADASTLRAELGAVV from the coding sequence GTGAACCGCAGACGGGCGCTCGCCGCGCTCGGCGGGTTCGCGATGACCGCCGGCGGGGGATACGTCGCGTTCAACGGACTGGGCGGCAACAGCACCGCCGTCACGGTCGACACCATCGACGCTCCGGGGTCGACGGCGGGTCGCCGACGCCTCCCGGTACCGGACCGACCGACGCTCATCGACCTCTTCGCGACCTGGTGCGTCCCCTGCGAGGCACAGATGCGGAGCCTCCGCGAGGCCCACGGCGAGTTCGGGGAGCGCGTCGCGTTCGCTTCCGTGACGAACGAACGGGTCGGCGGCGGCCTCACGCTCGACGACGTCCGGCAGTGGTGGGCCGATCACGACGGCCGCTGGACCGTCGGGCACGACCCCGAGAGCCGGCTGATGAGCGAACTCGGTGCGGGCGGTCTGCCGTTCCTCGCGCTGGCTGACGCCTCGGGCGAGATCGTCTGGACGCACCGCGGGGTAGCGGACGCCTCGACGCTCCGCGCGGAACTCGGAGCCGTCGTCTGA
- a CDS encoding 2Fe-2S iron-sulfur cluster-binding protein yields MPTVRFRDREIDCDAGAVLRDVLLAADETPHNGRARLANCRGLGSCGTCAVAVSGDVSGRTRRERLRLAVPPHDPDGGLRLACQVRVNGDVTVEKFDGFWGQHVPEGGVDDATGDEG; encoded by the coding sequence ATGCCGACAGTTCGCTTCCGTGACCGAGAGATCGACTGTGACGCCGGTGCGGTGCTGCGGGACGTCCTCCTCGCCGCCGACGAGACGCCACACAACGGTCGGGCCCGACTGGCGAACTGCCGGGGGCTCGGCTCCTGTGGAACCTGTGCGGTCGCCGTTTCGGGTGATGTGTCGGGGCGGACGCGACGCGAGCGGCTCAGGCTAGCCGTCCCCCCGCACGACCCCGACGGGGGGCTCAGACTAGCCTGTCAGGTCCGCGTCAACGGCGACGTCACGGTCGAGAAGTTCGACGGGTTCTGGGGACAGCACGTTCCCGAGGGCGGGGTCGACGATGCGACCGGCGACGAAGGCTAG
- a CDS encoding IclR family transcriptional regulator, with the protein MERDEPDDGLIRAVDTSLRIVETLNDAGATGVTELARTLDQPKSTVYNHLDTLRRRGYVVKADDEYRLACRFLELGSMTRDRQPVYRIARDEVTKLAEETGELSGLIVEEHCYGVFLHRAKGDQAVRVDTHVGKRIHLHGAALGKAMLAFAPDERVREVIDRRGLPALTDHTITDEDVLRDELDRIREEGVAFDDEERINGLRSVAVPLRTDDGEVLGAISVAGPTSRMRGERFRSALPEQLRSAANVIELNITYL; encoded by the coding sequence ATGGAACGAGACGAACCGGACGACGGGCTCATCCGGGCGGTGGACACCAGCCTTCGCATCGTCGAGACGCTGAACGACGCCGGGGCGACCGGGGTGACCGAACTCGCCCGGACGCTCGATCAGCCGAAGAGCACGGTGTACAACCACCTCGACACGCTCAGGCGGCGCGGCTACGTCGTCAAAGCGGACGACGAGTACCGACTGGCCTGTCGGTTTCTGGAACTCGGCTCGATGACGCGGGATCGACAGCCCGTCTACCGCATCGCGCGCGACGAGGTGACGAAACTCGCCGAGGAGACGGGGGAGCTGTCGGGCCTGATCGTCGAAGAGCACTGCTACGGCGTGTTCCTCCACCGCGCGAAGGGCGACCAGGCGGTCCGGGTCGACACCCACGTCGGCAAGCGGATCCACCTCCACGGGGCCGCGCTGGGCAAGGCGATGCTCGCGTTCGCCCCGGACGAGCGCGTCCGCGAGGTCATCGACCGCCGGGGGCTCCCCGCGCTGACCGACCACACGATCACCGACGAGGACGTGCTACGGGACGAACTCGACCGGATCCGCGAAGAGGGCGTCGCGTTCGACGACGAGGAGCGGATCAACGGGCTCCGAAGCGTCGCGGTCCCGCTCCGTACCGACGACGGGGAGGTGCTCGGTGCCATCAGCGTTGCCGGACCGACGAGTCGTATGCGCGGCGAGCGGTTCCGGTCGGCGCTCCCCGAACAACTGCGGAGCGCTGCCAACGTGATCGAACTCAACATCACCTACCTCTGA
- a CDS encoding RNA-binding protein encodes MARVPFHYVDLRAFSYETEDEKRVEAALRTFLPEEFEVERSESRGHHGDRIVVRSARVERADDLRHVLARIGAAPDYDRVFDELDDRITDNCELFLRFDKQVAFRGEVRLGDGITFRAKVEAYPAKREAAVENAREALDAAHEETERPD; translated from the coding sequence GTGGCTCGCGTCCCGTTCCACTACGTCGACCTGCGGGCATTCTCCTACGAGACGGAGGACGAAAAGCGGGTCGAGGCGGCGCTCCGGACGTTCCTCCCGGAGGAGTTCGAGGTGGAGCGGAGCGAGAGCCGCGGGCACCACGGCGACCGGATCGTCGTCCGCTCGGCGCGGGTCGAGCGGGCGGATGATCTCCGGCACGTGCTCGCACGGATCGGGGCGGCTCCCGACTACGACCGCGTCTTCGACGAACTCGACGATCGCATCACCGACAACTGCGAACTGTTCTTGCGGTTCGACAAACAGGTCGCCTTCAGGGGGGAGGTTCGACTCGGCGACGGGATCACGTTCCGCGCGAAGGTCGAGGCTTACCCGGCGAAACGCGAGGCGGCCGTCGAGAACGCTCGCGAGGCGCTCGACGCCGCCCACGAGGAGACGGAGCGCCCGGACTGA